The Sphingopyxis sp. BE259 nucleotide sequence GGGCGCCGTCGTCGCCGCGGTCCACCATGCCGAAGTCATCGCGCACCGCGTCGGCGAGCCGTTCGGTACCCTCATCCTCGCGCTCGCGGTGACGGTGATCGAGGTCGGACTGATCCTCACGCTGATGCAGGCCGAACCCGAAAAGGCGCAGACGCTGGCGCGCGACACCGTTTTTGCCGCGGTGATGGTGATCCTGAATCTGTTGATGGGGCTGTGCCTGCTCAGCGGGGCGATCCGCCACCATGAACAGCGTTTCCAGCGCACCGGCATCGGCGCCGCGCTGGCGACGCTGACGGTGCTTACCGTCGTGACACTGGTGCTGCCCAATTTCACGTCGAGTGTCCCCGGACCCTTTTATTCGGCGACCCAGCTCGGCTTTGTCGCGGCGGTGTCGTTGATTCTTTATGGCACCTTTGCGCTGGTCCAGACGGTGCGGCACCGCGACTATTTCCTGCCGGAACCCGACGCCGATGCCGATGGCGACGGTGTCCCCGACGCCCATGCCGAACCGCCAACCATCCAGCGCACCGCCATTTCCGGCGCCTTGTTGCTCGCCAGCCTGGTCGCGGTCGTGCTCCTCGCCAAAAATCTGTCGCCCGTGATGGGCGTGTTGCTCGCCGAATGGGGGGCGCCGCCCGCGGTGCTCGGGGTGCTGATCGCGGCGCTGATCCTGGCGCCGGAGGGGCTGGCGGCGGTGCGCGCGGCAAAGGCCGACCGGCTCCAGACCAGCCTCAACCTCGCGCTCGGCTCGGCGCTCGCGACCATCGGCCTGACCATTCCCGCAGTCGCGGTGCTGTCGATCGTCACCGACCTGCCGATCAGCCTGGGCCTTGACGCCAAATCGACGGTGCTGCTGTTCCTGTCGCTGATCGTTGCGTCGCAGACGCTGGCGAACGGGCGCACCACCGTGCTGCAGGGAGTGATCCACCTGATGCTGTTCGCGATTTATCTGTTCACGACCTTTGTGCCGTGACGTCGCCGCCAAAAAGACCGTTCGTCCTGAGGAGGGACTGAGCTTTGCGAAGGCCCGTCTTGAAGGATCGGCGCGGCGCCAGATCCTTCGAGACGCCATTTCGACAAGCTGAATGGCTCCTCAGGACGAACGATGGTTGGAATTCAGGTCTTTCGCACAAACACCGTCCCAGCCGAATAGCCCGCACCGAACGAACAGATCAGCCCGGTGTCGCCCGCGACCATATCTTCGTGATTCAGGTGAAAGGCGATGATCGACCCGGCGCTCGACGTATTGCCATAGGTGTTCAGCACCGTCGGGCTTTCGTCCTCGCTCGCTTCATGGCCCAGCACACGCTGCGCAATCAGCCGGTTCATGTTGGTGTTCGCCTGGTGCAGCCACAGCCGCCGCATGTCGGCGCCCTCGAGCCCCAGCACTTCCATCTGCTCGACGATCATGTTGGCAACCATCGGCACAACCTCCTTGAACACCTTGCGGCCTTCCTGGACGAACAATTTGTCGCTCTTCGGCCCATCCTGATCGATCCCGCCATGGGCGCGGTTGAGGAAGCCGAAATTGTTGCGGATATTGTTCGAAAAGACCGTCTTCAATTTGGTACCAAGAATGTCCCAATGCCCCGCGGGCGCAATATCCTTGTCCTCGACCAAGATCGCGGTCGCGACGTCGCCAAAGATGAAATGGCTGTCGCGGTCGCGCCAGTTGAGGTGGCCCGAACAGATTTCGGGGTTCACGACCAGCACGCTTTTGGCGTGTCCGGCGCGGATATAATCGGCGGCAGTCTGGATGCCGAAGGTCGCCGACGAGCAGGCGACATTCATGTCGAATCCAAAGCCGTCGATGCCGAGCGCGTCCTGGATTTCGACCGCCATCGCGGGATAGGCGCGCTGCATGTTTGACGCGGCGCATAGCACCGCATCGACGTCGTCCGCATCGCGGCCAGCGCGCGACAGGGCATCCTTCGCCGCCGCGACGCCGATTTCGGCGAGGATCGACAATTCTTCATTGCTGCGTTCGGGCAGGCGCGGCGCCATATGATCGGGGTCCAATATGCCCGCCTTGTCGACCACAAACCGCGACCCGATACCACTCGCCTTCTCGATGAATTCGACACTTGATTCAGTCAGTTCGGCCATCTCGCCCGCCGCGATCGCCGCCGCATTTTCCCTATTGTGCAGCGCAACATAGGCGTTAAAACTGGCGACAAGTTCTTCGTTGGCGATATGTTCGGCGGGGGTGAAAAGGCCGGTTGCGGAAATGACCGGCTGCGGTGTGTGCGACATGATGGACCTGCGTGTGTCTTATGGTTTCAAGGGCACGCTGATTAGGCCCGCTGGCGCCGCCGTGCAACGCCCCTCAATCGGCTGAATGATCGCCAACATCATGGTTAACCCGCCGCTAACCATTTTAGTGGCAGATTGCAGAGTTGCAGGCCTCCGGGGGGATGGCTCCCCGGGCGCCGTGCAGGAGCACGACCATGGCGACGCGTTCGGGACCGGCAGCCGGTGATCTGTCGATTGCGGAAATCAAGGAATTTGCGGCCTTTCCGGCGGCGACGCAGCGGTACATCCGCCGCTCGCTCGACATCGGGCTGGAACGCGACGATGCGATCGCCCGCTGGTCGCGCGACATGGTCGAGGAAACCGCGATCCGCGTTCAGGCCCGCGTCTATCAGCGGATCGGCGACATTCGGGCCCATATTCCCGACGATAGCGGCCTTGATGCGCTCGAACAGTTTATGGCGCCGCTAGTGGCGGTGTCGGCATTCGACCTAGGTCAGGACCGCCTGCCCAGCTTTGCATCCTACCGCTTCCTGTATGAACGTCTGCTCGGCGGGCACGCACGGCCGTGGTTGCCGGGTGCCTTTTGCGCCGCCGCGTCGCTGCCACATCTGCATCCCGACAAGCGGCGCTTGCTGCTTCAGTCGATCAGCGAAGCCGCCGCGACCGCGCCCGGCTGGTCGGCGCGCGAGCCGAGCTTTTATCCCGAATGGGTCGAAAAGATCGACGAAACCAAGCCGGCGAATTGAATGGAGTGGTGGTTTTGGGGTGGTGGCGGAGGTTTCCTCCTTTCGTCACCCCGGACCCTTCGACAGGCTCAGGACAGGCTTGATCCGGGGTCCATGACGCCTCGCGCCGCCGTATCCTGAGGGGACGGATGGATCCCGGATCAAGCCCGGGATGACGAGGCTTTTTTGGCCGCTTTCGGTCGCTAGCGGCAGGTCATCACATAACCGCCTTATACAACCCGAACGCGCTGGTCGCGGTCAGGACGACGCCGACCATCACCAGCATGACCTTTGGCGAGAAGCGTTTTGCCATATAGGCGCCGAGCGGCGCGGCGGCGACACCGCCGATGATCAGCCCCA carries:
- a CDS encoding beta-ketoacyl-ACP synthase III gives rise to the protein MSHTPQPVISATGLFTPAEHIANEELVASFNAYVALHNRENAAAIAAGEMAELTESSVEFIEKASGIGSRFVVDKAGILDPDHMAPRLPERSNEELSILAEIGVAAAKDALSRAGRDADDVDAVLCAASNMQRAYPAMAVEIQDALGIDGFGFDMNVACSSATFGIQTAADYIRAGHAKSVLVVNPEICSGHLNWRDRDSHFIFGDVATAILVEDKDIAPAGHWDILGTKLKTVFSNNIRNNFGFLNRAHGGIDQDGPKSDKLFVQEGRKVFKEVVPMVANMIVEQMEVLGLEGADMRRLWLHQANTNMNRLIAQRVLGHEASEDESPTVLNTYGNTSSAGSIIAFHLNHEDMVAGDTGLICSFGAGYSAGTVFVRKT
- a CDS encoding ionic transporter y4hA; this translates as MTTKLRLADRTNDLFPILGFVAAMASLAMPLNAWLVAIILMGAVVAAVHHAEVIAHRVGEPFGTLILALAVTVIEVGLILTLMQAEPEKAQTLARDTVFAAVMVILNLLMGLCLLSGAIRHHEQRFQRTGIGAALATLTVLTVVTLVLPNFTSSVPGPFYSATQLGFVAAVSLILYGTFALVQTVRHRDYFLPEPDADADGDGVPDAHAEPPTIQRTAISGALLLASLVAVVLLAKNLSPVMGVLLAEWGAPPAVLGVLIAALILAPEGLAAVRAAKADRLQTSLNLALGSALATIGLTIPAVAVLSIVTDLPISLGLDAKSTVLLFLSLIVASQTLANGRTTVLQGVIHLMLFAIYLFTTFVP